TAGTCTGTATGCAATAGTATATAATCACATCTTATTACTTCTGAAATTCTGATTGCTCTTGCCCTGTTTGACCGCCGCCCCATTTGTCCTGAGGCTCCCCGGCCAGGGAGGCAAAAGGGATTGCCATGGCCATTGTTTTTCTAGGTCTATTTGAAAAGGAAAAAGCGacgatttttttggattttcggtTTGTGGTTGGTTGGTCCAAAGAACAAGAGGCAGCTTCCTTAAGTAATTGTACAAATGGTTTCCTACTCCAAGTATATATCAGCGAACAGTGCTTTGCAGGAAACAAAGGGAATGGTACGGTAAAAGAGAAGCTTAGATCAGGCTGCGCCTCTATGAGCCTACCGATATTGCTGCTTGAAGGTCGACTTGTTGTTGGAGAATATGACACACCACCGTACATCTCCCTGCATGGAGAAGTGCAGATTGCCTCTCCCTCTTCTAGCATCCTGTAGGAGGAGGCGAGGGCTCAAGTGCGGAGAACGCCCCCATAGGAGATAGATGAAATTATGCCGATGAGGGGAGGTGCAGTAGCTAGCGTCTCTGCTCCCTGTCCCGCGAGGTTGCCAGAGAGGTGGGCAGGAAGTGGCAGAGACAACGCTGGACGCATGATGTAAGTTGGCTGCACGGAAAGATTGTGGCCACCACCGCCTTTTTGTGAAGACAGGGATTACGCTGATAGCCCTGCCACGCCATGATCCAACGAAATCTCGGCGCCGACATCGTTCGGATCGGCCATGCTAATGTCGAGAGCTCTCCCTTCGATTGCTTCCACCCAGAGAAGCCTGAAATCCAGTTAGCCGGTGGAGCGGTGGCGAAGCTCTTATCAAGACGCCATCCAGCAGACTACGTCGTCGCCAGTCCTTGGAGATCAGCTTCCTCGAGCAGCGCCGTCGCGAGCTGGAGAAGCGTGGCAAAATCACGACGCCGACGTTGTCCGGATCGGGAGGGAAATTACGATCGATCATGGTAAAGGGTCGATCTACCGGTAGAAATTGCAGCACAGAACAACCAAGTCTGAGCCGAGTCCTCATTGCGCCCGTTTAGATTGATCAATACGGAGCGCATTTTCTGACCGGTTTCTGTTTTGTCGATCGTGCAAGATGTGGAGAGGACGTATCATCATAGCGCGTTTTTTTTTACGTACCGTTCTATCTCTAGGATGGACCGTGCGTGAACTGTTCCGGCTTTTTTAGTCGAGCTGTCCCTGTTTTTTTAGTCGTGTTAGTTTTCCATGTACGAAGCAAACGAACGACTGGTTTTTATTATCGATACGGGTTTTTTTTGACATACGAAGGTTTTTTTACGGACGGACGCCACCGATCGCCGCTTAATAGTTAAGAAGATAACTTAGCCTTTTCATAATGGAGGTCTCTTAGCGCAATTTTCTTGTTAATTTGCTTACATGGCATCCTATTTAATGATAATAGAGAGTGGTGTTGTATCAAACTATGTTCGTTATAATAAGTAAgacgcacgcgtatttcaagatgaactttgcccgaaaaaattgagcaacaatttTTTATTATATTGTAAATAACTagtaaaagtgcccgtgcgttgcaccgggaaaaaATACAAACGCTTTAGGAAACAATCCGTGTTTAGCACATTTTCTCTTTGGCAccggacttttttttttttttgtaacaaaGGTCGTTGATTTAGAAAAATCGACCAATTGGTATTCTGTCTACTCGCTGATTACGGTGGGAGTAATCTTCTATACATCATTGTTTTTTATCAACTATTTTGAACAATCATCTCAAAAGAAAATTATTTTGAACAATGGTTTTAAATATAATCATATGATTTTATTTAATGGCTTAATGATTTACATAATAATGGACCTAACGTATCAAAGGCTGAAAGAATCAGCTAATgccaaaattttaaaataatccAACAAAGATATATATGACACATATATAAGTAAAGAAGTGATCACTGTTTCTCGCAGAGTCATAGCTGAAGAAATATTACTGTTTCTCGTAGTGTGGAGGGAGAGTTTCGGTCAGCAGAACGATGATGTGGACGGAGAGTTCCGGTTGGCAGAAGAGCAACACAGTGTCACGGCGGCAACGTTGAGCTGGAGCGGATCTTCCGGCGTGACAATGTGGAGTTGGGACGGAACTTTAGGCTAGGCAACTTCGCTCTGGTCGGTTTCAGTCAATGGATTCAAGAACTTTTTATAGGACGCCCAACAGAGTTTGTGTAGGAGTCGGAGCAACCACTCGTTTGCAAAACAATTGGACTGTAGTATCCTTCCGTTTATCTGTCGCCGAGCAGAGTTCCTGTAAGAGTCGGAGCGGTTTATCAGCACAATTAGAGACTCACCTGCACCCATGCTCAAACGAAGAAGCGATGCGCTGCAGCGAAGAAGCTAGGCAGCCGTCCCCTTGTCACCCTGGAAGCCAAGTGCGGGATGCGACTGGTCGCCGTCGAGGCATCCCGCGCGTGTGCTTGTTTCCTCTTTCTGCTGGCCAACCTGGGCACATCAATCTGCAGTTGACCAGGCCAGCAGCTTGGAGACATAAGATTGCAACTACAGACACCTAATCCAAGAGCTTTGCCTCGTCCGATTGCATCTAGCCTGGTTTTTCATCGTTAGCATCAAAAGGATAAGAAGAGACCACCTTTGTCAGAACGACGGTGTGCTTCCAAAAAGCAGATATCCATACTATCATGTAGGACTGCTCCGAGTATGAATTTGAAGCACAGAGCAAAATATAATCTCTGAACGGTTAGTCAGCAAGAAAGATCAACTGCCGGTGAGAAGCGCGAACATGTTATCAAAGGCATCCAGATTCCACATACATAGCGGCCTCCCGGCTTGAGAACGCGGATCACCTCGCCGTAGACGTCCTGCAGTCTGGCGTGTGGCAGGTGGCCTCGATGGTGTTGGCGCCCTTCACGCATCCAGGAAGGGCATGGCCAACCAGTGGCCAACCACCTCGCATTGCGGTTACAGGCCGGCCTTGCGGTTGTGTGCGCCGGCGCAGTTGACCTGGTTCTCGTTGATGGTGATCTCGACAACGTCGGCGCTGGAGTGTGTCCTCATGGCGCGCATGGATACCTCGCGACATATCGATCTGGGCCCTAGCACGCATTGATGCTTGTCCTAGCAAGCTCCGCCATTGCCCGAGCCTTATGCCGACGGTGGCTCTTGCATGgcacccgccgccgccttgtcggcGGCCGCTGGCGAGTTCGCCCGGACCTATTGCCTGAGCCTCATGTGGCAATGGGGCGCGTGTGTCGATCCGAATTAATCAATCgatcttccccttccccttcattGTGCAGGTACCCGTCGCCGCCTTGTCGACGGCCCCTAGCGAGCACGACCAGTCCGCCGCCGCCTGTTTCAGACCTTGTAATTTATTGATCTTCCCTCGGACGGCTAGGCCAGGTCAGGTATATCTCTACCGTAGCTAGCTAGGTTTCTCTACTCCGGATTGGACTCCATCAACCGACTCATGACGTGCAGCAGGAGATTAGAGCCGTAGCTAGCTAGGCTTCTCTGATCGGGATCAACCGGGACTCGTGTGGCAGCAAATAAGCGATTAAGGATTCGACGGACCAAACCAAACTTGATGGACGAAAAACGGACGAAACCAAGGAAACTcttttccctttattattaggtatagattagtatcattggatttgtattgaaaaacactttctaatgatattaatGTTATACCAACAATTTTTACATATTTATAATAATTTTTGGTCAAAAAACATGTAAAACGAGGATGCATTATTGACTGAAATGCAAGGAGTACTAGCTAAGATACACCACTAAGAAACAATGTATTGGAAGTAATTGTGTATTAAAAAACACCACTGTCTATGATAAAGGTgctaagactacccacaatgagagtatcatatgtggtatcatgcatctcatgcatgcaaaaaagctcatgtggcagtgcaattaaagatgagagagatgATTGTATTAAAGCtcatgtggcagtgcaattaaagatACCGTATCAAAGCACATattactagaaaatttaatgtcaaatacatCTTATACATAGAtctacattgagattctacaaatcaattaatataagaagatatttatgatactagtacatgataccatgcattgtagacatagtaacatgtagtagtatcatacacatgatagttttatactacctccgattcaaggaataaggcgtcctcgttttacgtgttttttgtttgactaagaattacttaaaatgtataaagattgtttgtatgaaattaacatcattagaaaatgcttttcaatacgaatccaatactaattatatataatataattaaaataatgttgcttaatttttatggtcaaagttcgccttggaatacgcgtgcgccttattccttgggacggaggtagtatgatactatgcattgcgaCTAGTCTAAGATCCAACACTTGCACACGGTCATATGCAAAAGACATTATTAGGCCAATCATATTAATGCGCGAGCCTAAAATTATTAAATTTAGATACTCACAATATTAAGAAACAATGCGTCAATATTAAGAAAGAATGCGTTGTATTATTTGTATCTTACTCCATTATGAAAGATCTTAACCAGGGCCACTGCCTCTTTTGAACAAGGGCGCCATCTGTGGCTTTTAGACCCTCACATATTATTgatcaaacaaacaaacaaaactaGCCGAGGTAGTGTAGAGAGTACTGCACTTAAAACATCTGCTATCCAACTACCCCACCCGACTGCGCCTGTGGCTATATAAACCCCCACCCGGCCGGTCGCTTCGATCCTGCAAGTCCATCAACCGAGCAGCAGTTAGGAGTACATAACATAGCAAGTGAAAGCAGTGAGCTCCGTCGGTCGGTGACTTTTGTGATCGGCTGAAGCTAGCAGAGATGGCAGTTTCTTCTGGCCGCGCGGCAGcgtccgccgccctcctccttctcctcctcctcaccaCAGGTTTGTTTGTTCTCGGTGCTCCGCCATGGTGACTTTGTTTCGTCAGATCTCGGTGCCCTGTCAATAAACAAGCCATTTTGATTTAAGCTGTGACTTTTATCGGGTTTGCAGAGCTGGGGACGACGACAGTGGCGGGGGCGGGGGAGAGGACCTGCAAATCGCAGAGCCACAACTTCAAGGGGGAGTGCACGAGCACGACCAACTGCGCCAGCGTGTGCAAGACTGAGGGCTTCCCCGACGGCAAGTGCAAGTCGCACTACTTCGTGCGCAAGTGCTTCTGCATCAAGGACTGCTGACCGGCTAGCGCTCCGCAGACCGGCGATCGACCTCCGCTTCTTCTGTTCCTGTTGATCAATCGGCTGCTAGTTGTTCCTCCGTTGCCGTTATGGTGCTCGCGCGTCTGTCTGCTAGATGTGTCCTCCGCGCGCGATTAGAATAAAGTAGAATTGGAAATTAAGTGTTGTTGTGTGTGTGAACCTTTGCTGCCACAGATTTTGCGCCTGCAAAAACTACACCCCCTGTATCCTGGTTTTGCAATCCTCGAGCTCGCGAGTCGCGGCTGACGAAGCCGCGCAGGACGGCAGGAGAATTGCACTCCAATCCATGGATGCCCGCGCCGATCGACTTGGCACGCCGCGCGCTATAAAGACGGCATGCATTCGCTGCGCTGTGTGCGACCATGCTTGCGTCCGCTCCGATGGATGGATGCGTTAATCAGGTAGTAATGAGCGCCATGGATGCGTCCAGCTCCATCCATCGGCAAAACGCGAATACAGCCGCGCGCGGATATTCATTGTTGACCGCAAACGTGAGCGCGGGATTATTTTGGCCGGTTGCTACTCGAAAACCAAACCGCCCGCCCGCGTCCTTTAATAACTTTAAGTTTTCATTTTTTACATAAAAGACCAAATGATCCGACATTGAATTAATACCCCCTTCAACAgggataagagcaagtacaatagatccTAATCAGCAGGCTACAAGCTATTTTATATTAGCAAAATCttatgtggaggaaagagaaggaAAGAGAGAGAAGGAAGCGAGCGCTTCAGCTGTAGCCGGCTTCAGCGCAAGAAACAAGATGCTATAGCCAGCATATAGCCTACCATCGAGCGATACAACAGGCTACTTGAATCCATTCAGTCTTGCATGGTATTAAATGTGCATGCAACATTAAATAGTAAAATATTCACTAGAGCCTACACAATAGCCTGCTTGTTGTATGGATGCATGTTTCCGATAGCTATATGTGATTTGGCAGAGATATATAGCCGGCAGCCGGCTCTGTTATTGCCATTGCTCTAAGATACATGATGCTGAACCTACACGAATTAACAAGGAAGCTACAACCAGAATCGCGAATAGCAGGCACACCTCATAAGAATACTACGCTGAATCAGAGCAGGAACAATGTCGGGCCAGAGCTCACCTAGAGAGCGAACCAACGAACACACATGCCGTCAACAGACCTCCATCGTCGTAGGCGACACCACCAgaggccgaccaccaccgggaACCAGCCACCGCTGCCCACAAAACCAACAAGCAGCTCGAGGGTAGTACCACGAGGGAGCAGAGCAcgaagcaagccttgccgaagatcgccagATGAAGATCGACCATCCGAAGATATCACACCTCCGCCACATAACCAATGCAGAGCAGCATGTTGTGAGCTCcaagacgatgccttcaagaagatcCTGACACAAGAGCACCAGCCCCACCCGAtccgaggatctagggtttttacCCGTAGGAGGACAAAGAGAAGCCCCAACGATGCCTTCGGGAAGGGCACGGTGTCCACGGACGTCGCCATCATGGCCCAAGTAGGCAAGGGTTTTCCTTCGGCAAAGTTTCTCTACCTACTACAAATTGGACCAACCATCGAACGACGGCTGACTCACCACCACAGAATGCTCGCCGGTGCCACGCCGCCCTCACGGGAGTGGGCATTGTCCAAGCACCCAAGCCTCTGGGACGCCCGCCATCCAACAAGCTCTCACCTAGGGTTTCGCCATGCCGCTCGCGGGAGCGGGCATGACGAAAATGCTCTCTCACTTTTAGGCTTTAATCAAGTTACCAAATGTTATATGTACCGAAACAATACTCATTCCTCCATCTTTGTTTAGAAGACCACATTCCAAAATCTCAAATAGTAC
The sequence above is a segment of the Lolium rigidum isolate FL_2022 unplaced genomic scaffold, APGP_CSIRO_Lrig_0.1 contig_71245_1, whole genome shotgun sequence genome. Coding sequences within it:
- the LOC124682224 gene encoding defensin Tm-AMP-D1.2-like; translation: MAVSSGRAAASAALLLLLLLTTELGTTTVAGAGERTCKSQSHNFKGECTSTTNCASVCKTEGFPDGKCKSHYFVRKCFCIKDC